A region of Saccopteryx leptura isolate mSacLep1 chromosome X, mSacLep1_pri_phased_curated, whole genome shotgun sequence DNA encodes the following proteins:
- the RRAGB gene encoding ras-related GTP-binding protein B isoform X1, with the protein MEESDSEKKVEKENLGPRMDPPLGEPEGSIGWVLPNTAMKKKVLLMGKSGSGKTSMRSIIFANYIARDTRRLGATILDRLHSLQINSSLSTYSLVDSVGNTKTFDVEHSHVRFLGNLVLNLWDCGGQDTFMENYFTSQRDNIFRNVEVLIYVFDVESRELEKDMHYYQSCLEAILQNSPDAKIFCLVHKMDLVQEDQRDLIFKEREEDLRRLSRPLECSCFRTSIWDETLYKAWSSIVYQLIPNVQQLEMNLRNFAEIIEADEVLLFERATFLVISHYQCKEQRDAHRFEKISNIIKQFKLSCSKLAASFQSMEVRNSNFAAFIDIFTSNTYVMVVMSDPSIPSAATLINIRNARKHFEKLERVDGPKQCLLMR; encoded by the exons ATGGAAGAATCTGACTCTGAGAAAAAGGTGGAGAAAGAGAATCTGGGGCCGAGAATGGATCCTCCCTTAGGGGAACCGGAAGGATCGATTGG gtgggtgctgccAAATACAGCCATGAAGAAAAAG GTGCTGTTGATGGGTAAAAGTGGGTCTGGTAAGACCAGCATGAGATCTATTATCTTTGCAAATTATATTGCCAGAGACACACGTCGACTTGGTGCAACAA tactagACCGTTTACATAGTCTTCAAATTAATAGCAGTTTGAGCACCTACTCTCTCGTAGACTCTGTTGGAAATACAAAGACAT TTGATGTAGAACATTCCCATGTTCGATTTCTGGGAAACTTGGTGTTGAACCTGTGGGACTGTGGTGG ACAGGACACCTTTATGGAAAATTATTTCACAAGCCAGCGAGACAACATCTTCCGAAATGTGGAGGTTTTGATTTATGTCTTTGATGTGGAGAGCCGTGAACTGGAAAAGGACATGCACTATTACCAGTCATGCCTGGAGGCCATTCTGCAGAACTCTCCAGATGCCAAAATCTTTTGCTTGGTGCACAAAATGGATCTGGTACAGGAGGATCAACGGGATCTG atttttaaagagCGAGAAGAAGATCTGAGACGTTTGTCTCGCCCATTGGAATGTTCTTGTTTTCGGACATCTATCTGGGACGAAACTCTCTATAAG GCTTGGTCCAGCATTGTTTATCAGCTGATTCCCAATGTTCAGCAGCTGGAAATGAACCTGAGGAATTTTGCTGAAATTATTGAGGCTGATGAAGTGCTTCTATTTGAGAGAGCTACTTTTCTG GTGATTTCACACTATCAGTGTAAAGAGCAGCGTGATGCTCATAGATTTGAGAAAATCAGCAACATTATTAAGCAGTTTAAGCTAAGCTGCAG CAAGCTGGCTGCCTCTTTCCAGAGCATGGAAGTCAGGAACTCTAACTTTGCTGCTTTCATTGATATCTTTACATCCAACACTTATGTGATGGTTGTGATGTCTGATCCATCCATTC CTTCTGCAGCTACTCTGATCAACATCCGCAATGCCAGGAAACACTTTGAAAAGCTGGAACGAGTGGATGGACCAAAGCAGTGTCTTCTTATGCGCTAA
- the RRAGB gene encoding ras-related GTP-binding protein B isoform X2, translated as MEESDSEKKVEKENLGPRMDPPLGEPEGSIGWVLPNTAMKKKVLLMGKSGSGKTSMRSIIFANYIARDTRRLGATIDVEHSHVRFLGNLVLNLWDCGGQDTFMENYFTSQRDNIFRNVEVLIYVFDVESRELEKDMHYYQSCLEAILQNSPDAKIFCLVHKMDLVQEDQRDLIFKEREEDLRRLSRPLECSCFRTSIWDETLYKAWSSIVYQLIPNVQQLEMNLRNFAEIIEADEVLLFERATFLVISHYQCKEQRDAHRFEKISNIIKQFKLSCSKLAASFQSMEVRNSNFAAFIDIFTSNTYVMVVMSDPSIPSAATLINIRNARKHFEKLERVDGPKQCLLMR; from the exons ATGGAAGAATCTGACTCTGAGAAAAAGGTGGAGAAAGAGAATCTGGGGCCGAGAATGGATCCTCCCTTAGGGGAACCGGAAGGATCGATTGG gtgggtgctgccAAATACAGCCATGAAGAAAAAG GTGCTGTTGATGGGTAAAAGTGGGTCTGGTAAGACCAGCATGAGATCTATTATCTTTGCAAATTATATTGCCAGAGACACACGTCGACTTGGTGCAACAA TTGATGTAGAACATTCCCATGTTCGATTTCTGGGAAACTTGGTGTTGAACCTGTGGGACTGTGGTGG ACAGGACACCTTTATGGAAAATTATTTCACAAGCCAGCGAGACAACATCTTCCGAAATGTGGAGGTTTTGATTTATGTCTTTGATGTGGAGAGCCGTGAACTGGAAAAGGACATGCACTATTACCAGTCATGCCTGGAGGCCATTCTGCAGAACTCTCCAGATGCCAAAATCTTTTGCTTGGTGCACAAAATGGATCTGGTACAGGAGGATCAACGGGATCTG atttttaaagagCGAGAAGAAGATCTGAGACGTTTGTCTCGCCCATTGGAATGTTCTTGTTTTCGGACATCTATCTGGGACGAAACTCTCTATAAG GCTTGGTCCAGCATTGTTTATCAGCTGATTCCCAATGTTCAGCAGCTGGAAATGAACCTGAGGAATTTTGCTGAAATTATTGAGGCTGATGAAGTGCTTCTATTTGAGAGAGCTACTTTTCTG GTGATTTCACACTATCAGTGTAAAGAGCAGCGTGATGCTCATAGATTTGAGAAAATCAGCAACATTATTAAGCAGTTTAAGCTAAGCTGCAG CAAGCTGGCTGCCTCTTTCCAGAGCATGGAAGTCAGGAACTCTAACTTTGCTGCTTTCATTGATATCTTTACATCCAACACTTATGTGATGGTTGTGATGTCTGATCCATCCATTC CTTCTGCAGCTACTCTGATCAACATCCGCAATGCCAGGAAACACTTTGAAAAGCTGGAACGAGTGGATGGACCAAAGCAGTGTCTTCTTATGCGCTAA
- the RRAGB gene encoding ras-related GTP-binding protein B isoform X3, whose protein sequence is MKKKVLLMGKSGSGKTSMRSIIFANYIARDTRRLGATILDRLHSLQINSSLSTYSLVDSVGNTKTFDVEHSHVRFLGNLVLNLWDCGGQDTFMENYFTSQRDNIFRNVEVLIYVFDVESRELEKDMHYYQSCLEAILQNSPDAKIFCLVHKMDLVQEDQRDLIFKEREEDLRRLSRPLECSCFRTSIWDETLYKAWSSIVYQLIPNVQQLEMNLRNFAEIIEADEVLLFERATFLVISHYQCKEQRDAHRFEKISNIIKQFKLSCSKLAASFQSMEVRNSNFAAFIDIFTSNTYVMVVMSDPSIPSAATLINIRNARKHFEKLERVDGPKQCLLMR, encoded by the exons ATGAAGAAAAAG GTGCTGTTGATGGGTAAAAGTGGGTCTGGTAAGACCAGCATGAGATCTATTATCTTTGCAAATTATATTGCCAGAGACACACGTCGACTTGGTGCAACAA tactagACCGTTTACATAGTCTTCAAATTAATAGCAGTTTGAGCACCTACTCTCTCGTAGACTCTGTTGGAAATACAAAGACAT TTGATGTAGAACATTCCCATGTTCGATTTCTGGGAAACTTGGTGTTGAACCTGTGGGACTGTGGTGG ACAGGACACCTTTATGGAAAATTATTTCACAAGCCAGCGAGACAACATCTTCCGAAATGTGGAGGTTTTGATTTATGTCTTTGATGTGGAGAGCCGTGAACTGGAAAAGGACATGCACTATTACCAGTCATGCCTGGAGGCCATTCTGCAGAACTCTCCAGATGCCAAAATCTTTTGCTTGGTGCACAAAATGGATCTGGTACAGGAGGATCAACGGGATCTG atttttaaagagCGAGAAGAAGATCTGAGACGTTTGTCTCGCCCATTGGAATGTTCTTGTTTTCGGACATCTATCTGGGACGAAACTCTCTATAAG GCTTGGTCCAGCATTGTTTATCAGCTGATTCCCAATGTTCAGCAGCTGGAAATGAACCTGAGGAATTTTGCTGAAATTATTGAGGCTGATGAAGTGCTTCTATTTGAGAGAGCTACTTTTCTG GTGATTTCACACTATCAGTGTAAAGAGCAGCGTGATGCTCATAGATTTGAGAAAATCAGCAACATTATTAAGCAGTTTAAGCTAAGCTGCAG CAAGCTGGCTGCCTCTTTCCAGAGCATGGAAGTCAGGAACTCTAACTTTGCTGCTTTCATTGATATCTTTACATCCAACACTTATGTGATGGTTGTGATGTCTGATCCATCCATTC CTTCTGCAGCTACTCTGATCAACATCCGCAATGCCAGGAAACACTTTGAAAAGCTGGAACGAGTGGATGGACCAAAGCAGTGTCTTCTTATGCGCTAA